A window of the Candidatus Palauibacter soopunensis genome harbors these coding sequences:
- a CDS encoding DNA cytosine methyltransferase translates to MTTADATAISLFSSGGIGDLALRRAGFNILVSNEIRADRHAVFSFNFPDAHSITADIWDAVDEVERHTRRRMGPHGLTLLYATPPCQGMSKNGRGKLLSAIRAGRKPKFDERNRLIVPTMELARRLRPEIVLLENVPEMKDTVILDEDGEPRGILDFVSEALGPGYMGGGEVVEFANYGVPQRRQRLITVFSRNDRLKDWWSAQRSFMPRKTHTEGALPGTHPWVTVRDAIADVPPLDARCAESAVSDVPFHRVPLLDEMKYWWVSNTPPERSAFDNQCVECGFTGNPTHLARRDRNGINRASRSTPLHCERCGGLLPRPSVERDGQRQLMRGYTSAYKRMAYDKPASTLTRNLSYACSDNKLHPDQNRCLSLHEAFRVHSLDRYDYEWGRADGRTVRDGTIRDIIGESIPPAGFQAIVDHLRDIREGTAFGDQSSMGGLWAFVGEPSVASNA, encoded by the coding sequence ATGACCACAGCCGACGCGACGGCGATCAGCCTTTTTTCGTCCGGTGGCATCGGCGATCTCGCCTTGCGCCGGGCCGGGTTCAACATCCTGGTGTCGAACGAGATCCGTGCAGACAGACACGCGGTCTTCTCATTCAACTTCCCCGACGCCCACTCCATCACGGCTGACATATGGGACGCCGTTGACGAGGTGGAGCGACACACGCGTCGCCGAATGGGTCCGCACGGTCTGACCCTCCTCTACGCTACGCCCCCGTGCCAAGGGATGTCGAAGAACGGGCGCGGAAAGCTGCTTTCCGCGATTCGCGCGGGCCGCAAGCCAAAGTTCGACGAGCGGAACCGTCTCATCGTCCCCACCATGGAATTGGCGCGTCGACTCCGGCCGGAAATCGTGCTGCTAGAGAACGTCCCGGAGATGAAGGACACCGTGATCCTGGACGAAGACGGCGAACCGCGTGGAATCCTAGACTTCGTTTCGGAGGCTCTTGGGCCAGGGTACATGGGCGGTGGGGAGGTCGTGGAATTCGCGAACTACGGCGTGCCCCAACGACGACAGCGACTCATAACGGTGTTTTCTCGGAACGACCGTTTGAAGGACTGGTGGTCTGCTCAGCGGTCGTTCATGCCGCGAAAGACGCACACCGAAGGTGCGCTACCGGGCACCCACCCTTGGGTAACCGTCCGAGACGCGATAGCGGACGTGCCGCCGCTCGACGCGCGGTGTGCCGAGTCGGCCGTGTCCGACGTTCCCTTTCATCGCGTTCCGCTGCTGGACGAGATGAAGTACTGGTGGGTATCGAACACGCCGCCGGAACGAAGCGCTTTCGACAACCAATGTGTCGAGTGCGGATTCACCGGGAACCCCACGCATCTGGCCCGGCGTGACCGGAACGGCATCAATCGGGCGTCCCGATCCACGCCGCTCCATTGCGAGCGCTGTGGAGGATTGCTGCCACGTCCGAGCGTTGAGCGAGACGGGCAGCGTCAGTTGATGCGGGGCTACACGTCCGCCTACAAGAGGATGGCGTACGACAAACCCGCGAGTACGCTGACGCGAAACCTGTCGTATGCGTGCAGCGACAACAAGCTGCACCCCGACCAAAACCGCTGCCTCTCGCTCCACGAGGCGTTCCGGGTGCATTCCCTTGACCGGTATGACTACGAATGGGGGCGGGCGGACGGGAGGACGGTGAGGGACGGTACGATCAGAGACATCATCGGCGAGAGCATCCCGCCAGCGGGCTTTCAAGCGATAGTAGATCACTTGCGGGATATCCGCGAGGGGACGGCCTTCGGCGATCAATCGTCGATGGGAGGGCTGTGGGCGTTCGTGGGCGAGCCTAGCGTAGCATCCAACGCATGA
- a CDS encoding very short patch repair endonuclease, translating into MKRASRDILTGPERSERMSRVRSKDTKLEIRVRRLVHGMGYRYRLHSTDLPGRPDLVFRPRRKVIFVHGCFWHRHDSCAKNRLPKSPERREYWRNKLNGNARRDRLVQATLRDMGWRVLVVWECETKDLDDLAERIETFLG; encoded by the coding sequence ATGAAGCGAGCCAGTCGCGACATCCTTACTGGCCCCGAGCGCAGCGAGCGGATGAGTCGAGTCCGCTCGAAGGATACGAAACTCGAGATTCGGGTGCGTCGACTCGTTCACGGAATGGGCTACCGCTACCGGCTGCACAGTACTGATCTGCCGGGCCGGCCTGATCTCGTGTTTCGACCTCGCCGCAAGGTGATTTTTGTGCATGGGTGCTTCTGGCATCGGCATGACAGCTGCGCGAAGAATCGGCTCCCGAAATCGCCGGAGCGACGCGAGTACTGGAGGAACAAACTCAATGGCAACGCCCGGCGTGACCGGTTGGTTCAAGCCACCCTGCGAGACATGGGTTGGCGCGTATTGGTTGTCTGGGAGTGCGAGACCAAGGATCTGGACGATTTGGCTGAGCGAATCGAGACGTTTCTCGGATAG
- a CDS encoding DNA cytosine methyltransferase, with the protein MSGKPWPTAIDLFSGAGSATAALKAAHFRVLAAVDNDPAACATYRLNHPTVRMFEQDIRELDPALLERECLRGADLDLVVICAPCQPFSSQNRHRHGDRRSDLLVEAARFVAALRPKVVFVENVPGLAAERHGHLLDAFEETCGTEYAFTKPLRVDAADYAVPQRRVRCVLMASRGPQPPTLPDALTPVGRRRTVRDAIARLPELAAGERDPADPLHAARRHQAIALKRLRAIPRDGGSRSSLPESLALRCHKRPNSYPDVYGRMAWDDVAPTLTTGCTDVTRGRFAHPDQDRAITPREAALIQTFPRKYSFSGGSGVVATQIGNALPFALMHALAPTLRTAIRAVS; encoded by the coding sequence ATGTCCGGTAAGCCCTGGCCCACGGCAATCGATCTCTTCTCGGGCGCGGGCTCGGCGACCGCGGCTCTGAAGGCTGCCCATTTCCGAGTGCTCGCCGCAGTGGACAACGATCCGGCAGCCTGCGCCACTTACCGGCTAAACCACCCAACCGTGCGCATGTTCGAGCAGGACATCCGCGAGCTCGACCCGGCCCTGCTAGAGCGCGAGTGCCTGCGCGGAGCAGATCTCGACCTTGTCGTCATCTGCGCTCCCTGCCAGCCGTTCAGCAGTCAGAATCGTCACCGGCACGGCGATCGGCGCTCGGACCTGCTCGTTGAGGCCGCTCGCTTCGTTGCGGCATTGCGCCCCAAAGTCGTCTTCGTCGAGAACGTTCCCGGACTAGCGGCCGAGCGTCACGGTCACCTTCTCGACGCTTTCGAGGAAACCTGCGGGACCGAGTACGCCTTCACCAAACCCCTACGCGTCGACGCCGCCGACTACGCGGTCCCCCAGCGCCGTGTCCGCTGTGTCCTGATGGCGTCCCGCGGTCCCCAACCGCCTACGCTGCCGGACGCGTTGACCCCCGTCGGGAGGCGCCGCACCGTCCGCGACGCCATCGCGCGCCTCCCCGAACTCGCCGCCGGCGAACGCGACCCTGCCGACCCGTTGCACGCAGCCCGCCGCCACCAAGCGATCGCCCTGAAGCGCCTACGTGCCATCCCGAGGGACGGAGGCAGCCGCAGTTCCCTTCCCGAGTCCCTCGCCCTACGCTGTCACAAGCGGCCCAACTCCTACCCGGACGTCTACGGCCGCATGGCCTGGGACGATGTCGCGCCCACGCTCACTACCGGCTGTACGGATGTCACGCGCGGCAGGTTCGCCCATCCGGACCAGGACCGGGCAATCACGCCGCGGGAAGCCGCCCTCATCCAGACCTTCCCGCGGAAATACTCGTTCTCCGGCGGCTCCGGCGTCGTGGCAACGCAGATAGGCAACGCACTTCCGTTCGCGCTGATGCACGCCCTCGCCCCCACGCTCCGTACCGCCATCCGAGCCGTTTCGTGA